Part of the Devosia sp. SL43 genome, CCAGACCGCCGATCTCGCCCCTGCCGACAAGACGCTTTATGCCATTCGCGACGTCACCGGCACGGTGGAATCCATTTCGCTGATCACTGCCTCGATCCTGAGCAAGAAGCTCGCGGCCGGACTCGGCGCGCTGATCCTCGACGTCAAGACCGGCTCGGGTGCCTTCATGCCGACGCTGGACAAGTCGCGCGATCTAGCCAGAAGCCTGGTTGAGGTCGCCAATGGCGCGGGCCTCAAGACATCAGCGCTGATAACCGACATGAACGAGCCGCTGGCATCAGCCGCGGGCAACGGGCTGGAAGTGCGCAACGCCGTCGATTTTCTCACTGGCAAGCATCAGGATGCCAGGTTGCGCGAGGTGACGCTGGCCCTCTGCGCCGAACTCGCTGCCATGACGGGCATCGCGCCTGATGTCCTTTCGGCCCGCAAGTTGGTGGAAGACGCGCTTGATAGCGGCCGCGCCACGGAGCGCTTTAGCCGCATGGTCACAGCGCTTGGCGGTCCGGCCGACTTCGTCGAACAGATGGATAGGCACCTCGCTGCGGCGCCCATCATACGCGACGTCTTCGCATCGGGGCCGGGCACCATTGCTGAGATCGATACGCGCGGCGTTGGTATGGCCGTGGTTGCTCTTGGCGGTGGCCGCACAATGCCAACGGACAAGATCGACCATACTGTCGGATTTGACCGTCTGCTCGGCCTTGGCGCCCGCGTCGATATGACGATCCCCATCGCTCGCATCCACGCTCGCGACGAGGCATCGGCCGCTGACGCTGAAGCGCGCCTCAAATCCGCCTACAGGCTCGGCGATAGCGCGCCCGTCTTCCCGCTGATTGCCGACCAAATTGCGCCGACCTAAGTTCCGTCGCCTCCCTCCCTCTTGAGGGGAGAGAATGAGGGAGGTGGCCGTTCGCTTATGGACACCACCCCCGCCCCTCCCCTCAAGGAGGACGGGAGCCAGACATCTAATCAGGAGCCTGCCATGCCCCGCGCGATACTCTGCATTCTCGACAGCGTCGGCATTGGCGGTGCGCCGGACGCCCACAAGTATGGCGATGTGGGCTCCAACACTTTTGGCCATATCGCCGAATGGGCCGCATCAGGCAAGGCCGATCGTGCCGGCCTGCGGGCGGGGCCGCTCAACGTGCCCAATCTCGATGCAATGGGCATCGGTGCGGCGATCAAGCTATCGACAGGCACCCTGCCGCCCAACCTCTCGGCGCAGGCCAAGGGTGG contains:
- the deoA gene encoding thymidine phosphorylase; this translates as MVFLPQEVILKKRNGEALAPAEIAQFIAGFAEGTVSHAQAAAFAMAVYFRDMTMPERVALTLAMRDSGAVLDWSDLDGPVADKHSTGGVGDNVSLMLAPILAAIGIYVPMISGRGLGHTGGTLDKFDAIPGYTTSPDNALFRKVVKSTGCAIIGQTADLAPADKTLYAIRDVTGTVESISLITASILSKKLAAGLGALILDVKTGSGAFMPTLDKSRDLARSLVEVANGAGLKTSALITDMNEPLASAAGNGLEVRNAVDFLTGKHQDARLREVTLALCAELAAMTGIAPDVLSARKLVEDALDSGRATERFSRMVTALGGPADFVEQMDRHLAAAPIIRDVFASGPGTIAEIDTRGVGMAVVALGGGRTMPTDKIDHTVGFDRLLGLGARVDMTIPIARIHARDEASAADAEARLKSAYRLGDSAPVFPLIADQIAPT